The genomic region TATCCATCCGCAGCACCGGTCGTAGGTCGGCGCCGGCGGAAACGACCGGGCCCCATCCCAGTCCGGCTCGTGGAAGACGATTGCGCCCCCGGGCCGCACGTGAGCCGCGAGTTTGCGCAGCATCGCGCTCGAATCATCTTGAAACATGAGCACGTAACGGCCGATCACAGCGTCGAACGGCCGGTCGAACTTCATCTCGGCGGGATCTCCTTCGAGAAACGTTACGTGGCGCGCCGACCGCGATTCCGCACGCGCTCTCGCTGCCACGAGCGCCTCCGGGGCCCGGTCTACTCCGACGACCTCGCCGCGGTCGCCGACCATCTCGGCCGCCAGGAGCGCGACGTGCCCCGCGCCGCTCCCGACGTCGAGCACGCGCATGCCGGGGACAATTCCGGCAGCCTGAAAGAAATGGCGTGTCATCGGATCGACCATTCGCGCCTGAGTGCCCAGGCGCTCGAGCTCGCGCTCGGAATGCCCGAGCACATAGCTGGGCGTCGTCACTTCGCCTTCGCCTTCGCGACCCAGCCCGGGGCGGAATCGATCTGCTGGCGCAGGATCAGGTTGAGCTGGGCGGCGTGGTGCTGAACGTGGCGCATGTTGTAGAGCAGCAGCTCCGCGTAGCTGCCCATCCGAATCGGTGGCGCTCATTGCTCCTCGCATCCGTGAGCGCGTCGATCGCAGCCCGGCATTTCTTCCTGGCGTGCTCGAGATACGCCTGGAGCTCCTTCTTCGTATACGGTCGCTCGGGAAGCAGGCCCGCAGGATCCAGCTCTTCGAGCGTGAACGGCGCGGGAGGAGTGAATCCCTCGACCGGACCGGAGAGGTAGAGATCGAGCCAGAAGAGCGTGTGATAGACCAGGTACCAGTACTCTGGCCTCTTCGATCGGTCGCTCCAGAGATCGTCGGGGCAGGCGCTGATGGCATTGTCGAGCATGTCGATCGCGGCTCCGAACTGCTGCCAGACGATCTTCTTCCAGGCTGAGTTCATTTCCCGGGCGGGACCTCTCCCTTCACGCGGTTCTACGCGGTCGACGGCG from Candidatus Eisenbacteria bacterium harbors:
- a CDS encoding class I SAM-dependent methyltransferase, with the protein product MVDPMTRHFFQAAGIVPGMRVLDVGSGAGHVALLAAEMVGDRGEVVGVDRAPEALVAARARAESRSARHVTFLEGDPAEMKFDRPFDAVIGRYVLMFQDDSSAMLRKLAAHVRPGGAIVFHEPDWDGARSFPPAPTYDRCCGWIVETLRVLGNETRMGKKLHATFVAAGLAAPTMGLEAFIGGGAKGAEGLTLIADLVETMLPAMERARVATAAEAGLETLAARMIHEAVANDSVIVGRYEIGAWCRL